A window from Kovacikia minuta CCNUW1 encodes these proteins:
- a CDS encoding cytochrome P450: MNQLTRDVIVLEHGQALPFEVVSPPRKPQWQDTFAYIANPDQFCRINQERYGPIFKTGVFGGTTVFVGSSRAIQMVFNGDSSYTEIGLPPTTMEMFGEYSLFQRPDLHRQRKSALRPAFTGHMLASYLPRIHQVIGHHLQRWDATAPVGLVPAVDAVCFDVLAPLLLGIELKDEAFAGLPIGSKWELKRLYKTFFDGFYGLLKWNTPLTTFGRGQAGTIAPDRIHAGSHPTPSGSGGTIRLNSRFFVDDVSRSAA, from the coding sequence ATGAATCAACTCACTCGTGATGTCATTGTTTTGGAGCATGGGCAAGCGCTGCCTTTTGAAGTCGTGTCACCTCCGCGCAAGCCCCAGTGGCAGGATACGTTTGCTTACATTGCCAACCCAGATCAGTTCTGTCGCATTAACCAAGAGCGGTATGGCCCGATCTTTAAGACGGGTGTATTTGGAGGCACCACGGTTTTTGTGGGGTCATCCCGGGCAATTCAAATGGTCTTCAATGGGGACTCAAGCTATACGGAAATTGGGTTGCCGCCTACCACTATGGAGATGTTTGGCGAGTACAGTCTGTTTCAACGCCCGGATTTGCATCGCCAGCGCAAAAGTGCCCTCAGACCTGCCTTTACGGGGCACATGTTGGCAAGCTATCTTCCCCGTATCCACCAGGTGATTGGGCACCATCTCCAGCGCTGGGATGCAACCGCTCCCGTGGGATTGGTTCCAGCCGTTGACGCGGTTTGTTTTGATGTTTTGGCTCCATTACTTCTGGGAATAGAACTCAAGGATGAAGCGTTTGCAGGGTTGCCGATCGGCTCGAAATGGGAACTCAAGCGCCTGTATAAAACCTTTTTTGATGGGTTTTATGGGTTGCTAAAGTGGAATACCCCTTTAACTACTTTTGGGCGTGGGCAGGCGGGCACGATCGCGCCTGATAGAATTCATGCGGGCAGTCATCCAACGCCGTCGGGCAGCGGGGGAACCATTCGACTCAACAGCAGATTTTTTGTCGATGATGTTAGCCGATCAGCAGCATGA
- a CDS encoding SAM hydrolase/SAM-dependent halogenase family protein has translation MFISIIADYGTGDPAFAEVTQRLLAGLSNAQLHTLSVPPFSTLATGFWIAQLGLNPGPDDRLIYHNCAPRQDDPEARQNNEGEGLTYALLPNGVKVVGVNAGYTLSFIKDHAKVLRGVNVSRGGSQFRSRDVFPAAAAAIMQDDLSLLGENLSSEQIPNVPDNRVAWVDGYGNIKTTIPAHTLSLEPESKIVIRIGDVVSDAVYSDGSFKVAEGTLAFAPGSSGWSSPDADEPFRWMELFLRGGSAWERFGKPRVNQSITQLA, from the coding sequence ATGTTTATCAGCATCATTGCAGACTATGGTACGGGTGATCCGGCTTTTGCCGAAGTAACACAACGGCTTCTAGCAGGGCTTTCCAATGCTCAGTTGCATACACTTTCCGTTCCTCCTTTCAGTACGCTTGCAACGGGTTTCTGGATTGCTCAACTTGGGCTAAACCCTGGACCTGACGATCGCCTGATCTATCATAATTGTGCCCCCCGGCAGGATGACCCAGAAGCCCGCCAAAATAATGAAGGGGAAGGGCTGACCTATGCTCTGTTGCCCAACGGAGTAAAGGTGGTGGGGGTAAATGCGGGCTACACCCTTTCCTTTATTAAGGATCACGCCAAGGTTCTACGAGGGGTTAATGTTTCCAGGGGTGGATCACAATTTCGTTCACGGGATGTTTTCCCTGCCGCTGCTGCTGCCATTATGCAAGATGATCTTAGCCTCCTGGGGGAAAATCTGAGTTCGGAGCAAATTCCCAATGTTCCCGATAACCGGGTTGCCTGGGTTGATGGCTACGGGAATATCAAAACGACCATTCCAGCCCATACGCTGAGTCTGGAGCCTGAAAGCAAGATTGTGATCCGAATTGGCGATGTGGTGAGTGATGCCGTTTATTCCGATGGGAGCTTCAAAGTAGCTGAAGGAACCCTCGCGTTTGCGCCAGGTAGCTCTGGCTGGTCATCCCCTGATGCCGATGAGCCATTCCGCTGGATGGAACTCTTTTTACGGGGTGGGAGCGCCTGGGAACGGTTTGGCAAACCAAGAGTGAATCAGTCCATTACTCAACTTGCCTGA
- a CDS encoding Uma2 family endonuclease: MVSLFSSLHEASRKPETQRVALHNISWQTYQAMLADMGNHRSSRLAYDHGVLEITMPSDLHEFIKHLLERIITALTEELNVKVRGVGSVTLDREDLEQGVEPDAGFYIQNASRIRGRTLDLINNPPPDLVVEVDITSSSTRRLNIYKSLQVPEVWRCTARKLEIKQLKGGEYVACEYINPAAFVPTYFGIAP, from the coding sequence ATGGTTAGTCTTTTCTCTTCTCTCCACGAAGCATCGCGTAAGCCAGAAACCCAGCGGGTAGCGCTGCACAACATCAGTTGGCAAACCTATCAAGCAATGCTGGCAGATATGGGCAATCATCGGTCTTCCCGATTGGCATACGATCACGGTGTGTTGGAAATCACCATGCCTTCCGACCTACACGAATTTATCAAACACCTGCTTGAACGCATTATTACCGCTCTGACTGAAGAACTCAATGTGAAAGTGCGGGGAGTGGGTTCCGTCACGCTAGACCGGGAGGATTTGGAGCAAGGAGTAGAACCAGACGCTGGTTTTTATATCCAAAACGCCAGTCGTATTCGTGGTCGAACCTTAGACCTGATCAACAATCCGCCCCCTGACTTGGTTGTAGAAGTCGATATCACCAGTTCTTCGACCCGTAGGCTTAACATTTACAAATCCTTGCAGGTTCCTGAAGTGTGGCGTTGTACAGCCCGCAAATTAGAGATTAAACAATTGAAGGGTGGGGAGTATGTAGCCTGTGAATATATTAACCCGGCAGCTTTTGTTCCTACATATTTTGGAATTGCGCCATGA
- a CDS encoding spermidine synthase: MPQNLGISQRKPGFLKYCTNALVVGLVAIVVFFPNNAHLWAALHAIEPGQYFIAAEDSTGVAAITEVNQQGSLLASGQAQAHFPYWHAHALLGTIPALLHPHPTQVMIIGMGSGGTPHTLGVNPLTQRIQVVELLGSELSVLRQYANTPVGKPLSFLFQDPRYEFKVGDGRRELAITDRQFDIIEADAIQPWRSRAGMLYSQEFFREVQAHLAPGGIAVQWHVGAETEPTFCSVFPHVIRLSIGGLSILLGSDRPLEFDQKGILSKLDTPLVLKFLAQAGVDVEAIRRDVKTAQVFSYSPDRNKSLDGINTDLFPRSEYYLNQPI, translated from the coding sequence ATGCCACAAAATTTGGGCATTTCCCAGAGGAAACCCGGTTTCTTGAAATACTGTACCAATGCTCTGGTGGTTGGCTTAGTTGCGATCGTGGTGTTTTTTCCCAACAATGCCCATTTGTGGGCAGCGTTGCATGCAATTGAGCCAGGGCAGTATTTCATTGCCGCCGAGGACTCAACCGGGGTTGCGGCAATTACTGAAGTGAATCAGCAAGGTTCTCTGTTAGCCAGTGGGCAAGCCCAGGCGCACTTCCCCTACTGGCATGCCCATGCACTGTTGGGTACCATTCCAGCCCTACTGCATCCCCATCCAACTCAGGTGATGATTATCGGTATGGGTTCTGGGGGAACGCCCCATACCCTTGGGGTTAATCCATTGACCCAGAGAATTCAGGTCGTTGAGTTGTTAGGTTCGGAGTTGTCCGTATTGCGGCAGTACGCGAATACCCCTGTGGGTAAACCGCTCAGTTTTCTTTTCCAAGATCCACGCTATGAGTTTAAGGTTGGGGATGGACGGCGAGAATTAGCCATCACAGACCGTCAGTTTGACATCATTGAGGCAGATGCCATTCAGCCCTGGCGATCGCGGGCTGGAATGCTATACTCGCAAGAATTTTTTCGAGAAGTCCAGGCGCACCTGGCACCGGGAGGAATCGCAGTGCAGTGGCATGTGGGGGCGGAGACGGAACCCACTTTTTGCAGCGTTTTTCCCCACGTCATTCGCTTATCCATCGGTGGTTTGAGTATTCTGCTGGGCAGCGATCGTCCCCTTGAGTTTGACCAGAAAGGGATATTGTCAAAGCTGGATACGCCACTTGTGTTAAAGTTTCTGGCGCAAGCTGGAGTCGATGTCGAAGCAATTCGGAGGGATGTGAAGACTGCACAGGTATTTTCGTATTCACCCGACCGGAACAAATCCCTGGATGGCATCAACACGGATTTATTCCCTCGTTCTGAGTACTATCTCAATCAACCGATATAA
- a CDS encoding nuclear transport factor 2 family protein, whose protein sequence is MDITSINRALSAELPNPKEVLSASNDLENTNSREPAKLLTLEATQSIIHQARDAWLTGNGDAFANLFTADGELIVPGQRWVGRAAIRQAVIDFSAAYSVIKIDIRRIVADGNQSVVEWHWQDTEKATGKRSAADDAIVIDFKAGQITRWREYIDAKTPTAQP, encoded by the coding sequence TTGGACATAACATCGATCAATAGGGCACTTTCCGCAGAACTCCCAAACCCAAAGGAAGTTTTATCTGCCTCAAATGACTTAGAAAACACCAATTCCAGGGAACCTGCAAAATTGCTGACTCTAGAAGCAACGCAATCCATCATTCATCAGGCAAGAGATGCCTGGCTCACAGGCAATGGAGACGCCTTTGCAAACCTATTTACCGCCGATGGGGAACTCATTGTTCCGGGTCAGCGCTGGGTGGGACGCGCTGCCATCCGTCAAGCGGTGATTGATTTTTCCGCTGCCTACTCTGTGATCAAGATTGATATTCGGCGCATTGTTGCGGATGGTAATCAGTCAGTCGTTGAGTGGCATTGGCAAGATACAGAAAAGGCAACGGGAAAACGCAGTGCCGCTGATGATGCGATCGTCATTGATTTCAAAGCGGGTCAGATTACCCGATGGCGTGAGTATATTGATGCGAAGACACCCACTGCTCAACCATAG
- a CDS encoding cytochrome P450 — MRAVIQRRRAAGEPFDSTADFLSMMLADQQHDPEGVFSDALIENQCLLQLWASHYEVMGLVSSWIYQLGHYPDWVQRLRSEQVAALGGEMNLGKVTSEHLKQMPLLEATIKETLRTLPPSSTATRRLTKSVILDGVLYEKGWGLIAEPRIAHAIADYFAQPDCFDPNRFLPERGEGRMYEFIPFGGGVHACLGAQLAMMLTKAFAVHLLHQFDWKLLGEATFIQFPLKKIRDNYEIQLVRRGVAG; from the coding sequence ATGCGGGCAGTCATCCAACGCCGTCGGGCAGCGGGGGAACCATTCGACTCAACAGCAGATTTTTTGTCGATGATGTTAGCCGATCAGCAGCATGATCCAGAGGGAGTGTTTAGCGATGCCCTGATCGAGAACCAATGCCTGTTGCAATTGTGGGCGTCCCATTATGAGGTGATGGGGCTAGTGTCATCCTGGATCTATCAGCTCGGTCACTATCCTGATTGGGTGCAACGGTTGCGATCGGAGCAAGTAGCGGCGTTGGGGGGCGAAATGAATCTGGGGAAGGTTACATCGGAGCATCTCAAGCAGATGCCGCTTTTGGAAGCAACCATTAAGGAAACACTCCGAACCCTGCCCCCCAGTTCCACGGCAACCCGCCGCCTGACAAAATCGGTGATCCTGGATGGGGTGCTGTATGAAAAAGGGTGGGGACTGATCGCAGAACCACGCATTGCCCATGCGATCGCAGACTACTTTGCCCAGCCGGATTGCTTTGACCCAAATCGCTTCTTACCCGAACGGGGAGAGGGGCGGATGTATGAATTCATTCCATTTGGAGGCGGTGTTCATGCTTGCCTGGGGGCACAACTGGCAATGATGCTGACAAAAGCATTCGCTGTCCATTTACTGCACCAGTTTGATTGGAAACTATTGGGTGAGGCAACATTTATTCAGTTTCCACTCAAGAAGATTCGGGACAATTATGAGATTCAGCTCGTGCGCCGTGGAGTGGCAGGTTGA